The window TCCTCACCAACTTCGCCAAGCGGGTGACCAAGAAGGGCGACGTGTGGGCGTCGGCGGCGCTGGAGGACCTGGCCGGCGGGGTGGAGGTGCTGTTCTTCCCCAAGGTCTACTCCGAGAACGCCATGCAGCTCGCCGAGGACGCGATCGTGCTGGTCAAGGGGCAGGTGTCGCGGTCGGACGAGCGGTTGTCGTTCCGGGCGACCTCGGTGGTCACCCCCGACCTGACCACCGCCGACAACCGCGGGCCGCTGCGGGTGAAGCTGAACCCGGGGCGGGTCACCGAGCCGGTGATCGACCGGTTCCGCGACATCCTGAAGGAACACCCGGGCACCACGAGCGTGCAGATCCGGCTGCAGTGCCAGATGGAGGAGCAGCTGTGGGGCCTGCCCGATCACCTGCGGGTGACGTTGACCTCGGCGTTGATGGGCGATCTGAAGGCGCTGCTGGGGGCGGACTGCATGGCATGACCGGCTTCCTGCGGGCGTCCGGGGCCGTGGTGCTGGCCGCCGCCGTGCTGGCCGTCGTCCAGGGCTGGCTGTGGTCGGCCGTCGCGCCGGGCGTGCAGTACCAGGTCTTCTCCAACCAGACCTGGGCGCCGCTGCCGACCGAGACACAGCACGTCTTCTTCGGGTTCGGCATCTTCGCGGTCACCGGACTGGCCGTCGGCGTGCTGCTGGGGCTGCTGGGCTGGTCGTTCACCGGGCAGCGCGGACCCGCGATGATCCTCGTGGTGGGTGGCGCGGCGTTCCTCGGGGCCCTGGCGGCCGGCGCGCTCGGTGACCTGCTGGTCTCCGGCACCGACCCCGCGTCGGTCGCGGCGACCCTCGGCGCGCAGCGGATCGTCACCGCGCCCGCCGTGCTCACCGGGTGGGCCGGGTACCTGGCCGCCCCCACCGCCGCTGTGATCGTCTACACCTTCCTCGTCTCCTGGAACGGACTGCCGAATCTGGGTCGCGGGCGCCCCTAGGCTTACCTGCGTGACTGTCGGACCCCGCCCTGTTCTGCGCCGCATCGATCTGCGCTCCGGCCTGCCCGCCACCAGCGCGCTGCGGACGGTGATGCCGCGCGCCTCGGTCGACGTCGGGACGGCCACCGCGACCGTGGCCACGCTGGTCGAGGCGGTGCGTGACCACGGATCGGTGGCGGTGCTGGACGCGACCGAGCGGTTCGACGGGGTGCGTCCGGCGTCGCTGCGGGTGCCGGCCGCGGTGCTGACGGCGTCGCTGGAGTCCGCCGACCCGCGGGTCGTCGCGGCCCTGCGCGAGTCGATCACCCGGGCCCGGCTCGGGCACGCCGCGCAGGTGCCCACCGGATCGCGCACCGACATCGCCCCCGGCGGTGTCGTCGAGCAGCGCTGGGTACCGGTGTCGCGGGTCGGGCTGTACGTGCCGGGCGGGCTCGCGCTGTACCCGTCGAGCGTGGTGATGAACGTGGTGCCGGCGCAGGTCGCCGGGGTCGCCGGGATCGCCGTCACCTCGCCCGCCCAGAAGACCAACGACGGCTGGCCGGACCCGAACGTGCTGGCGGCGTGTGCGCTGCTGGGCGTCGACGAGGTGTACGCCGCCGGCGGCGCCCAGGGGGTCGCGCTGCTCGCGTACGGCGCGGTCGACACCGACGGCACGGTGATCGAGCCGGTCGACGTGATCACCGGGCCGGGCAACGTCTACGTCACCGCGGCGAAGCGGCTGGTCCGCGGGCTGGTCGCGATCGACTCCGAAGCCGGTCCGACCGAGATCGCCGTGATCGCCGACGCCTCCGCGTCGCCGGCGCACGTGGCCGCCGACCTCATCTCGCAGGCCGAGCACGACCCGTTGGCCGCCGCCGTGCTGATCACCACCTCGGAGTGGCTGGCCGACGCCGTCGACGCCGAGATCGCCCGCCGGGTGCCGGGCACCCGGCACGCCGACCGGGTCACGGTGGCGCTGTCGGGGGAGCAGTCCGGGGTCGTGCTCGTGTCGTCCGTCGACGACGCCGTCGCGGTCAGTGACGCCTACGCCGCCGAGCACCTGGAGATCCAGACCGTCGACGCCGCCGCGGTCGCCGCGCGGGTCCGGCACGCCGGCGCGGTGTTCGTCGGTCCGTGGTCGCCGGTGTCGCTGGGCGACTACTGCGCCGGTTCCAACCACGTGCTGCCGACCTCCGGTATCGCCCGCTTCACCGCGGGCCTGAACGTGCTGACGTTCCTGAAGTCGATGCAGGTCATCACCTACGACGAGACGGCGTTGAAGGCCGTCTCGGAGGACGTGCTGGTGCTGTCGGCGGCGGAGAACCTGCCGGCGCACGGCGAGGCCGTGTCCGCCCGCTTCGAGCAGCGGTTCAGCGCGTGATCGGCGCCGGAGTGACCCTCGCCGACCTGCCGCTGCGCGCGGACCTGGTCGGACAGACCCCCTACGGCGCGCCGCAGCTCACCACCCCGGTGCAGATCAACGTCAACGAGAACCCCTACGCGCCCACCCAGGCGCTCCTCGACGACCTCACCGCCTCGGTGGCCGCGGCTGCGGCGGACCTCAACCGCTACCCCGACCGGGACGCCGTCGCGCTGCGTACCGACCTCGCGGCCTACCTGACCTCGGCGACCGGGGTGCCGCTGGAGGTCGCAAACGTGTGGGCGGCCAACGGCTCCAACGAGATCCTGCAGCAGATCCTGCAGGCGTTCGGCGGGCCGGGGCGGCGCGCGCTCGGGTTCACCCCGTCGTACTCGATGCACCCGATCATCTCGTCGGGGACGCAGACCGACTGGGTCGAGACGCCGCGGCTGGCCGACTTCAGCGTCGATGTCCCGGCCGCGGTGGCGGTCATCGACGAGCTGCAGCCGGATGTCGTCTTCGTGACCAGCCCCAACAACCCGACCGGGGCGTCACTGCCGCTGGACGCGGTGCGGCGGATCGTCGCCGCGTCGCCCGGGGTGGTGATCGTCGACGAGGCCTACGCCGAGTTCTCCCGGCAGCCCAGCGCCATCCACCTCATCGACGAGTTCCCGGGCCGGGTGCTGGTCGTGCGGACGATGAGCAAGGCGTTCGCCTTCGCCGGCGGGCGGCTCGGTTACCTGGCCGCCGCGCCCGCCATGGTGGACGCGTTGCTGCTGGTCCGGCTGCCGTACCACCTCTCGGTGATCACCCAGGCCGCCGCCCGGGCCGCGCTGCGGCACGCCGACGACACCCTCGCCTCGGTGGAGTTCCTGATC is drawn from Nakamurella deserti and contains these coding sequences:
- a CDS encoding DUF2567 domain-containing protein, which produces MTGFLRASGAVVLAAAVLAVVQGWLWSAVAPGVQYQVFSNQTWAPLPTETQHVFFGFGIFAVTGLAVGVLLGLLGWSFTGQRGPAMILVVGGAAFLGALAAGALGDLLVSGTDPASVAATLGAQRIVTAPAVLTGWAGYLAAPTAAVIVYTFLVSWNGLPNLGRGRP
- the hisD gene encoding histidinol dehydrogenase, coding for MPRASVDVGTATATVATLVEAVRDHGSVAVLDATERFDGVRPASLRVPAAVLTASLESADPRVVAALRESITRARLGHAAQVPTGSRTDIAPGGVVEQRWVPVSRVGLYVPGGLALYPSSVVMNVVPAQVAGVAGIAVTSPAQKTNDGWPDPNVLAACALLGVDEVYAAGGAQGVALLAYGAVDTDGTVIEPVDVITGPGNVYVTAAKRLVRGLVAIDSEAGPTEIAVIADASASPAHVAADLISQAEHDPLAAAVLITTSEWLADAVDAEIARRVPGTRHADRVTVALSGEQSGVVLVSSVDDAVAVSDAYAAEHLEIQTVDAAAVAARVRHAGAVFVGPWSPVSLGDYCAGSNHVLPTSGIARFTAGLNVLTFLKSMQVITYDETALKAVSEDVLVLSAAENLPAHGEAVSARFEQRFSA
- a CDS encoding histidinol-phosphate transaminase, producing the protein MIGAGVTLADLPLRADLVGQTPYGAPQLTTPVQINVNENPYAPTQALLDDLTASVAAAAADLNRYPDRDAVALRTDLAAYLTSATGVPLEVANVWAANGSNEILQQILQAFGGPGRRALGFTPSYSMHPIISSGTQTDWVETPRLADFSVDVPAAVAVIDELQPDVVFVTSPNNPTGASLPLDAVRRIVAASPGVVIVDEAYAEFSRQPSAIHLIDEFPGRVLVVRTMSKAFAFAGGRLGYLAAAPAMVDALLLVRLPYHLSVITQAAARAALRHADDTLASVEFLISERLRVVAALEALGHTVVESDANFVLFGVFADAAAAWQRYLDRGVLIRDLKIPGYLRASIGTAADNDAFLRASEEIDRG